One Methanoculleus sp. 7T genomic window carries:
- a CDS encoding helix-turn-helix transcriptional regulator, which translates to MKTKIRELRAKMGLTQEELAQQVGVRRETIVFLEKGKYNPSLKLAYKVARALGSTIEEVFTFEDEDLA; encoded by the coding sequence GTGAAGACCAAGATCCGGGAGCTCCGAGCGAAGATGGGGCTCACTCAAGAAGAATTGGCGCAACAGGTCGGTGTGCGGCGAGAGACGATCGTCTTCCTCGAGAAGGGGAAGTACAACCCCTCCTTAAAACTTGCCTACAAGGTGGCCCGGGCGCTGGGATCCACCATCGAAGAGGTCTTCACGTTTGAGGATGAGGACTTGGCGTGA
- a CDS encoding 7-carboxy-7-deazaguanine synthase QueE, which translates to MIVSEIFRSLQGEGKNQGRPCTFIRLAGCNLRCAWCDTSYAWEGGEEMSVTEVLDQVWLQNMTYISITGGEPLLWAEEVLELLKKFNLHGYTVEIETNGTRDFRAMQPYASICMDVKCPSSGEKSDLSLLRYITPKDSVKFVVADDEDLLYARAVMAHYEIRGEVFISPVEGADYRAIADYIVEENLPVRFQVQLHKILGVK; encoded by the coding sequence ATGATCGTCAGTGAGATCTTCCGGAGCCTCCAGGGGGAGGGGAAGAATCAGGGGCGACCCTGCACTTTCATCCGGCTCGCCGGGTGCAACCTCAGGTGCGCCTGGTGCGACACCTCCTACGCCTGGGAAGGCGGGGAGGAGATGAGTGTCACGGAGGTCCTCGACCAGGTCTGGCTGCAGAACATGACGTATATCAGTATCACCGGCGGGGAGCCGCTCCTCTGGGCGGAGGAGGTACTCGAACTCCTCAAGAAGTTCAACCTCCACGGATACACCGTCGAGATCGAGACGAACGGCACCCGTGACTTCCGGGCGATGCAACCCTACGCCTCCATCTGCATGGATGTCAAGTGCCCCTCGTCGGGAGAGAAGAGCGATCTCTCGCTCCTCCGCTACATAACCCCAAAAGACAGCGTCAAGTTCGTGGTGGCCGACGACGAGGACCTCCTCTACGCCCGGGCGGTGATGGCCCATTACGAGATCCGAGGCGAGGTCTTCATATCGCCGGTGGAGGGGGCCGATTACCGCGCCATCGCAGACTACATCGTCGAGGAAAACCTCCCGGTAAGGTTCCAGGTGCAACTTCACAAGATTCTGGGGGTGAAGTGA
- a CDS encoding DUF3800 domain-containing protein — MWLDGKPTVSSGHGRSERLGVEKISDILPSPSGVNIYIDESGDLGFTGRSSPYFVIGAIIVKGPEKVQRIKTCMSRVKKKLPKKHKNIPELKYHNTDDTYRRRVLECISKTNVDIVFLLLRKEQVYHYLRDRHQILYNYLTGSLVSTVIADYGFSSDVNVIIDKSLDGVVREEFDKYLAHRSLENGSFRQSAMCRLEVMSI, encoded by the coding sequence ATGTGGTTGGATGGCAAACCCACTGTTAGCAGTGGTCATGGGAGAAGTGAACGACTCGGGGTGGAGAAAATATCGGATATACTACCCTCTCCTTCTGGAGTTAATATCTACATCGACGAGTCCGGGGATCTTGGATTTACAGGGCGGAGTTCACCCTACTTTGTCATCGGAGCCATCATCGTAAAAGGGCCGGAAAAGGTCCAACGAATAAAGACCTGCATGAGCAGGGTCAAGAAGAAACTTCCGAAAAAGCATAAAAACATTCCAGAACTGAAATATCACAACACCGACGACACATATCGAAGACGCGTTCTGGAGTGCATCTCCAAAACAAACGTCGATATCGTGTTTCTACTGCTGAGAAAAGAGCAGGTTTATCATTACCTCAGGGATCGGCATCAGATATTGTACAACTATCTCACCGGTTCTCTCGTCTCAACGGTAATAGCAGATTACGGATTCTCATCAGATGTTAACGTGATCATAGACAAGTCTCTGGACGGTGTGGTCAGAGAAGAGTTCGACAAGTACCTTGCTCATCGTTCGCTTGAGAACGGTTCCTTCCGTCAGTCGGCAATGTGCCGCTTGGAGGTCATGAGCATCTGA
- the argS gene encoding arginine--tRNA ligase: MFQEKYHQIERMLRACTGEEDVLLATGGDHADLASTVAFKLAKKQKKAPAKIAAEIAERLSADPELGDILVEAAGPYVNFRFGRSCLAEAVKEALEPGYGAFPRRSERVVLEHTSANPNGPLHVGHIRNTVIGDSLARAFRKAGYPLEVQYYLNDMGRQIAIVSWGFDHLKIARKEGEKEDHYVARVYVAANKEIEKNPDLTAEIDRLMQEVERGDAGTVRKFRTAVSLCAEGIKATLAALNAHHDRFVWESDFVRIGDVDRIIERIRRLPQAHEDETLWVDLSEQGFEKKYILRRSDGTSVYSTRDLAFHTWKGRNYDRMIDVLGADHKLIGAQLQATLELLGERPPEIVHFEFVSLPEGSMSTRAGKFVSADELIEEVTAKAFEEVTVRRPELPEEERRAIAKSVAIAAIRYDIVKVSPEKSTVFDWKEALNFERQSGPYIQYAHARACSILEKTGEFERAYRYETEHEVALARHLARFPAVVEQTVAELRPHLLASYARELADLFNAFYHYDPVLKSEGETRNSRLTLVDAVRNTLKESLATLGIDALTSM, from the coding sequence ATGTTTCAGGAGAAATACCACCAGATAGAGCGCATGCTCCGGGCATGCACCGGCGAGGAGGATGTCCTCCTCGCAACAGGGGGAGATCACGCCGATCTCGCCTCGACAGTAGCGTTTAAACTCGCGAAGAAGCAGAAGAAAGCTCCGGCGAAGATTGCCGCCGAGATCGCGGAGAGGCTCTCGGCAGACCCCGAACTCGGCGACATCCTGGTCGAGGCGGCGGGCCCCTACGTCAACTTCCGGTTCGGCAGGTCCTGCCTCGCAGAGGCGGTCAAGGAGGCTCTCGAACCCGGTTACGGAGCCTTCCCCCGCCGTTCCGAGCGGGTGGTGCTCGAACACACCAGCGCGAACCCGAACGGTCCGCTCCACGTCGGCCATATCCGGAACACCGTCATCGGAGACTCCCTTGCCCGGGCGTTCCGGAAAGCCGGGTATCCGCTTGAGGTGCAGTATTACTTAAACGACATGGGCCGCCAGATCGCCATCGTCTCGTGGGGATTCGACCACCTCAAGATCGCCCGCAAGGAGGGCGAGAAGGAAGACCACTACGTCGCCCGGGTCTACGTCGCGGCGAACAAGGAGATCGAGAAGAACCCGGACCTAACCGCCGAGATCGATCGCCTCATGCAGGAGGTGGAGCGCGGCGACGCGGGGACCGTCCGAAAGTTCCGGACGGCCGTCTCTCTCTGTGCGGAAGGGATCAAGGCGACCCTCGCGGCCTTAAACGCCCACCACGATCGGTTCGTCTGGGAGAGCGATTTCGTCAGGATCGGCGACGTGGACCGGATCATCGAACGGATCCGGCGCCTGCCGCAGGCCCACGAGGACGAGACCCTCTGGGTCGACCTCTCTGAACAGGGTTTCGAGAAGAAGTACATCCTCCGGCGGAGCGACGGCACCTCGGTCTACAGCACCCGGGACCTCGCCTTCCATACTTGGAAGGGGCGCAACTACGACCGGATGATCGACGTGCTCGGAGCCGACCATAAACTGATCGGCGCCCAACTCCAGGCCACGCTCGAACTCCTCGGAGAGCGGCCTCCCGAGATCGTCCACTTCGAGTTCGTCTCCCTTCCCGAGGGCTCCATGAGCACGAGGGCAGGGAAGTTCGTCTCTGCCGACGAACTGATCGAGGAGGTGACTGCGAAGGCGTTTGAGGAGGTAACCGTCCGCCGCCCGGAACTCCCCGAAGAGGAGCGGCGCGCTATTGCGAAATCGGTCGCAATCGCCGCCATCCGCTACGATATCGTGAAGGTCTCCCCCGAGAAGAGCACGGTCTTCGACTGGAAGGAGGCGCTGAACTTCGAGCGGCAGAGCGGCCCTTACATCCAGTACGCTCACGCCCGCGCCTGCAGTATCCTCGAGAAGACCGGCGAGTTCGAGCGGGCGTACCGCTACGAGACCGAACACGAGGTTGCGCTCGCCCGGCACCTAGCCCGGTTCCCCGCCGTCGTCGAGCAGACCGTGGCGGAACTCCGGCCGCACCTGCTTGCTTCCTACGCCCGCGAACTCGCCGACCTCTTCAACGCCTTCTACCACTACGACCCGGTGCTGAAGAGCGAGGGCGAGACCCGGAACAGCCGGCTTACGCTCGTGGACGCGGTCAGAAACACCCTCAAGGAATCCCTTGCGACTCTCGGAATCGATGCACTCACCAGCATGTAA
- the queC gene encoding 7-cyano-7-deazaguanine synthase QueC produces the protein MKKAVCLLSGGMDSTTLAYVAKDMGYDIIALHFTYGQRTEKKERECARTIAGTLDALDFVEISLEHFKKIGASSLTDAAIPVGEYAGEEKEVPSTYVPFRNANLLAIATSLAEARRAEVVFIGVQTGDYPGYPDCRPEFIEAFQRVVDLGTNAQPRITLMTPFVRMTKAEILRVGIALGVPYEHTWSCYQNNDRACGVCSSCHYRREAFRELGLEDPIEYED, from the coding sequence ATGAAGAAGGCAGTCTGCCTCCTCTCGGGCGGCATGGACTCCACCACGCTCGCCTACGTCGCAAAGGACATGGGCTACGATATCATCGCGCTCCACTTCACCTACGGCCAGCGGACCGAGAAGAAGGAGCGTGAGTGCGCCCGGACGATCGCCGGGACGCTCGACGCGCTGGACTTCGTCGAGATCAGCCTCGAACACTTCAAGAAGATCGGAGCCTCGAGCCTGACAGATGCCGCGATCCCGGTCGGGGAGTATGCCGGCGAGGAGAAAGAGGTGCCGAGCACCTATGTTCCGTTCAGGAACGCGAACCTCCTCGCCATCGCGACCAGCCTCGCGGAAGCCCGGCGAGCGGAGGTGGTCTTCATCGGCGTCCAGACCGGAGACTACCCCGGGTATCCCGACTGCCGGCCGGAGTTCATCGAAGCGTTCCAGCGGGTGGTCGACCTCGGCACGAACGCACAACCCCGGATCACCCTGATGACGCCTTTCGTCCGGATGACAAAGGCGGAGATCCTCAGGGTGGGCATCGCGCTCGGCGTCCCCTACGAGCATACCTGGTCCTGCTACCAGAACAACGACCGGGCATGCGGGGTCTGTTCATCCTGCCACTACCGCCGTGAGGCGTTCCGCGAACTCGGGCTGGAAGACCCGATCGAATACGAGGATTAA
- a CDS encoding bifunctional alpha,alpha-trehalose-phosphate synthase (UDP-forming)/trehalose-phosphatase, which yields MNRLLIVSNRLPISVSRKNGDLSLQRSVGGLATGVGSFYKSCESLWVGWPGMNVQRKQREEKDRIVDTLKKEQCHPVFLSPYDIKHYYDGFCNNTLWPLFHYFNLYANYDQKMWHVYQRVNEKFCDAVMEVARPDDIIWVHDYHLMLLPQMLRERLPDAEIGYFHHIPFPSFEIFRHLPWRKEILSGLLGADLIGFHTYGYVRHFLSSVRRILGYEHSFGEVRTGTRVVRTDLFPMGIDYRRFADAAGSTPVQGEITRIRHKYGKRKIILSFDRLDYTKGIPHRLEAFDALLTKKPEYQGKVSLVLVAVPSRTSVGRYQVLKKRIDELVGRINGKYGTTDWTPVHYFYNFLPFETLVAFYSAADVALVTPLRDGMNLMAKEYVATRTDGTGVLILSEMAGAAEELGEAIIVNPNDQDAVIEAIETALAMPEKEQVERNRTMQRRLMRYDIEHWVGDFLTRLGDARAIQVERSEQVITPAIRGELVDDYAAGKNRLLLLDYDGTLVPFAAKPQNAVPGDATREVLEELSRAPGNEVVLISGRDRHTLDAWFGAMDIGLIAEHGVWVKERSGEWRMPEALSDEWKGEIYPLLELYTDRTPGAFIEEKDYSLVWHYRRTEPMLGAQRAKDLKDDLLHLTSNLNVGVMEGNKVIEIKNTVVNKGRAALNWVSQRAWDFIIAIGDDRTDEDLFAVMPPEAYSIKVGLAPSKARFNLVSQRDVVPLLRRCIECDKNGAAGKKEKPRREEGLIESAAPG from the coding sequence ATGAACAGGTTACTGATAGTTTCAAACAGGCTTCCGATCAGCGTTTCCCGGAAGAACGGCGACCTCAGCCTACAACGGAGTGTCGGCGGTCTTGCCACCGGAGTCGGCTCTTTTTACAAGTCTTGTGAGAGCCTCTGGGTCGGCTGGCCTGGTATGAACGTTCAGAGGAAGCAGAGAGAGGAGAAAGACCGGATCGTCGATACGCTCAAGAAAGAGCAGTGCCATCCGGTTTTCCTCTCCCCATACGACATCAAACACTACTACGATGGGTTCTGCAACAACACGCTCTGGCCGCTCTTTCATTACTTCAACCTCTATGCAAATTACGACCAGAAGATGTGGCATGTCTACCAGAGGGTGAACGAGAAGTTCTGCGATGCCGTGATGGAAGTGGCCCGACCCGACGATATCATCTGGGTTCATGACTACCACCTGATGCTCCTGCCGCAGATGCTCCGGGAGCGTCTGCCCGACGCCGAGATCGGCTACTTCCACCACATTCCCTTCCCGTCGTTTGAGATATTTCGGCACCTTCCTTGGAGGAAGGAGATCCTCTCCGGCCTGCTCGGGGCCGACCTCATCGGCTTTCACACCTACGGCTACGTCCGCCACTTCCTCTCCAGCGTCCGGCGTATCCTTGGGTATGAGCACTCGTTCGGGGAGGTTCGGACAGGCACACGGGTCGTCCGGACCGACCTCTTCCCGATGGGCATCGACTATCGCCGGTTTGCCGATGCCGCGGGCAGCACTCCGGTCCAAGGGGAGATCACCCGGATCAGACACAAATACGGAAAGCGAAAGATCATCCTCTCGTTCGACCGCCTGGATTACACAAAAGGAATCCCGCATCGACTCGAGGCCTTCGATGCGCTCCTTACGAAGAAGCCGGAGTATCAGGGGAAGGTCTCCCTCGTCCTCGTCGCGGTCCCGTCCCGGACCAGCGTCGGCCGGTATCAGGTGCTGAAGAAGCGGATCGACGAACTCGTCGGCCGGATCAACGGAAAGTACGGAACGACCGACTGGACTCCCGTCCATTACTTCTATAACTTCCTCCCCTTCGAGACGCTGGTGGCGTTCTACAGCGCCGCCGACGTCGCCCTGGTGACGCCGCTCCGAGACGGCATGAACCTGATGGCCAAGGAATACGTCGCCACCCGGACCGACGGCACCGGGGTGCTCATCCTCTCCGAGATGGCGGGAGCGGCTGAGGAGCTCGGCGAAGCGATCATCGTCAACCCAAACGATCAAGACGCAGTGATCGAGGCGATCGAGACTGCGCTTGCGATGCCTGAGAAGGAACAGGTCGAGCGGAACCGGACCATGCAGAGGAGGCTGATGCGCTACGACATCGAGCACTGGGTCGGCGATTTCCTCACCCGGTTGGGCGACGCCCGGGCGATTCAGGTCGAGCGCTCAGAGCAGGTCATCACCCCCGCCATCAGGGGCGAACTGGTCGACGACTACGCCGCCGGCAAGAACCGGCTGCTCCTCCTCGACTACGACGGCACGCTGGTGCCCTTCGCCGCAAAACCGCAGAATGCGGTGCCCGGCGACGCCACGCGGGAGGTGCTCGAAGAGCTCTCCCGTGCGCCCGGAAACGAGGTCGTGTTGATCAGCGGCAGGGACCGGCATACGCTGGACGCCTGGTTCGGGGCGATGGATATCGGGCTCATCGCCGAACACGGCGTCTGGGTAAAGGAACGTTCCGGGGAGTGGCGGATGCCCGAAGCGCTCTCCGATGAGTGGAAAGGGGAGATCTACCCGCTCCTCGAGCTCTACACGGACCGCACGCCCGGCGCCTTCATTGAGGAGAAGGACTACTCCCTCGTCTGGCACTACCGGAGGACCGAACCGATGCTCGGAGCCCAGCGGGCAAAAGACCTCAAAGATGACCTCCTGCATCTGACATCGAACCTTAACGTCGGCGTCATGGAGGGGAACAAGGTCATCGAGATCAAGAACACTGTCGTCAACAAAGGGCGGGCGGCGCTAAACTGGGTCTCCCAGCGGGCCTGGGACTTCATCATCGCTATCGGAGACGACAGGACCGACGAGGACCTCTTTGCGGTTATGCCGCCCGAAGCCTACTCGATCAAGGTCGGACTCGCCCCGAGCAAGGCCCGCTTCAACCTGGTCTCCCAGCGGGACGTCGTGCCCCTGCTCCGGAGGTGCATCGAGTGCGACAAGAACGGTGCGGCCGGAAAAAAAGAGAAGCCTAGGCGAGAGGAAGGCCTTATTGAGTCGGCTGCTCCGGGATGA
- a CDS encoding NUDIX hydrolase: MEIYRTGRLTVEKREVTLPNGEKKERVVIHPGGAVAILPVEGDDCYLLRQYRYAIDDYIFEAPAGTIDEGEEPSETAYRELIEETGMKAETFRPMGWIYSSPGYTDERIWLYLARGLSPCSDYEKDDDEVIEVVRVPVADLRPMIADGRIVDAKTICLICRCLE, from the coding sequence ATGGAGATCTACCGCACCGGGAGGCTCACCGTCGAGAAGCGAGAGGTGACCCTCCCAAACGGAGAGAAGAAGGAGCGGGTGGTCATCCACCCCGGCGGTGCGGTCGCCATCCTCCCGGTCGAGGGGGACGACTGCTACCTGCTCCGGCAGTACCGCTACGCCATCGACGACTACATCTTCGAAGCCCCGGCAGGGACCATCGATGAGGGCGAGGAACCCTCGGAGACCGCCTACCGCGAACTGATCGAGGAGACCGGGATGAAGGCGGAGACGTTCCGCCCGATGGGCTGGATATACTCCTCTCCCGGCTACACCGACGAGCGGATCTGGCTTTATCTCGCCCGAGGACTCTCGCCGTGTTCCGACTACGAGAAGGACGACGACGAAGTGATCGAGGTCGTCCGCGTCCCAGTCGCCGACCTCAGGCCGATGATCGCGGACGGCAGGATCGTCGATGCAAAGACGATCTGCCTCATCTGCCGGTGTCTTGAGTGA
- the prf1 gene encoding peptide chain release factor aRF-1, protein MEETQEMDTARKRYEFKKMLERLAEKEGSGTELITLYIPPDKQIYDVTAQLRDEFGQCSNIKSKQTRTNVQSAISSILSRLKYYKRPPENGMAVFCGTINVGGDRTDLECEIIEPPEPLNIYMYRCSSSFELEPLEQMLGEKEVYGLIVIDRREAYVGFLRGNRIEPVRGVTSTVPGKQRKGGQSSVRFQRLRLIAINEFYKKVGDLASEVFLAEKDFFERFKGVLIGGPTPTKEEFEAGSYLHHELQKRIIGLFDVAYTNETGLAELVENASDALKDLDIIKEKNVMNRFLQELVKDDGAAAYGEESVRKNLELGAVDTLLLSDKLRRARLKLACPNDDYTEERTVSIEPGKHIKDLDLGTCPNDGASLYVAEEADIIDELTALADQSSTTVKIVSNDFEEGSMLYNAFGGIAAILRYRTGY, encoded by the coding sequence ATGGAAGAGACGCAAGAGATGGATACCGCGCGAAAGCGCTACGAATTTAAAAAGATGCTTGAGAGACTTGCGGAGAAGGAAGGAAGCGGTACCGAGCTGATCACACTGTATATACCTCCGGATAAGCAGATATACGACGTCACCGCCCAGCTCCGTGACGAGTTCGGGCAGTGCTCCAACATCAAGAGCAAACAGACCCGGACAAATGTCCAGAGTGCTATATCCTCCATCCTCTCCCGCCTGAAATACTATAAGCGCCCGCCGGAGAACGGCATGGCGGTCTTCTGCGGCACGATCAACGTCGGCGGCGACCGGACCGACCTTGAGTGCGAGATCATCGAACCGCCCGAACCGCTCAACATCTATATGTACCGGTGCAGTTCCTCGTTCGAGCTCGAGCCGCTTGAGCAGATGCTCGGGGAGAAGGAGGTCTACGGCCTGATCGTCATCGACCGGCGAGAGGCGTACGTCGGCTTTCTGCGGGGCAACCGGATCGAGCCGGTTCGCGGCGTCACCTCGACGGTTCCTGGCAAGCAGCGAAAGGGCGGTCAGTCAAGCGTCCGTTTCCAGCGGCTGCGGCTGATCGCCATCAACGAGTTCTACAAGAAGGTCGGCGACCTAGCAAGCGAAGTCTTCCTCGCCGAGAAGGACTTCTTCGAGCGGTTCAAGGGCGTTCTGATCGGCGGTCCGACCCCGACCAAGGAGGAGTTCGAGGCGGGCAGTTACCTCCACCACGAACTCCAGAAGCGGATCATCGGGCTCTTCGACGTCGCCTACACGAACGAGACCGGGCTTGCCGAACTCGTCGAGAATGCGTCGGACGCCTTGAAGGATCTCGATATCATCAAGGAGAAGAACGTAATGAACCGGTTCCTCCAGGAACTGGTCAAGGATGACGGCGCCGCGGCCTATGGTGAGGAGAGCGTCAGGAAGAATCTGGAACTCGGCGCAGTCGATACCCTCCTCCTCTCCGACAAGCTCCGGAGGGCCCGGCTGAAACTCGCCTGCCCGAACGATGACTACACCGAGGAGCGGACGGTCAGCATCGAGCCGGGCAAGCACATTAAGGACCTCGACCTCGGCACCTGCCCAAACGACGGAGCGTCGCTCTACGTGGCAGAAGAGGCCGATATTATCGACGAGCTGACCGCGCTTGCGGACCAGAGCAGCACGACGGTCAAGATCGTATCAAACGACTTTGAAGAAGGCTCGATGCTCTACAACGCGTTCGGCGGGATCGCAGCGATCCTGCGTTATAGGACCGGATACTGA
- the twy1 gene encoding 4-demethylwyosine synthase TYW1, producing the protein MHSPACKALRRQGYQFVSPASSAAVKPCMWNKRALKGGEMCYKAQFYGIESHRCVQMTPTLRCNQQCLFCWRSFEHEVTEEEECPPAEIVEKLRDLQKRALSGYKVSPYVTTERFAEALDPTMVAISLSGEPTCYSRLPELIDGLNAEGYTTFLVSNGTRPDVLARCRPYQVYVSLDAPDRETYLRLCRPREDYWDRVQESLAGLAGRRSAVRTTLVRGYNDFAPERYAAIYQDSGARFVEVKGYMYLGYSRKRLQIDQMPEHRDVRAFAEKVAEECDYFIKDESPVSRVVCLERNV; encoded by the coding sequence ATGCACTCACCAGCATGTAAGGCCCTCCGGAGGCAGGGCTACCAGTTCGTCAGCCCCGCCTCGTCTGCGGCCGTCAAGCCCTGCATGTGGAACAAGCGGGCGCTCAAAGGCGGAGAGATGTGCTACAAGGCGCAGTTCTACGGCATCGAGAGCCACCGCTGCGTCCAGATGACGCCGACCCTCCGATGCAACCAGCAATGCCTCTTCTGCTGGCGGTCGTTCGAGCACGAGGTGACTGAAGAGGAGGAGTGTCCGCCGGCCGAGATCGTGGAGAAACTCCGGGACCTCCAGAAGAGAGCGCTCTCGGGCTACAAGGTCTCGCCCTACGTCACAACTGAACGGTTCGCCGAGGCCCTCGACCCCACGATGGTCGCGATATCGCTCTCCGGGGAGCCGACCTGCTACTCGCGTCTCCCGGAACTGATCGACGGCCTCAACGCCGAAGGGTATACGACGTTCCTCGTCTCGAACGGCACCCGGCCCGATGTCCTCGCCCGGTGCCGGCCCTACCAGGTCTACGTCTCCCTCGACGCGCCGGACCGGGAGACCTACCTCCGCCTCTGCCGGCCCCGGGAGGACTACTGGGACCGGGTGCAGGAGAGCCTCGCCGGACTTGCCGGCCGCCGGTCGGCCGTCCGCACCACCTTGGTGCGCGGCTACAACGACTTCGCACCCGAGCGGTATGCGGCGATCTACCAGGACTCCGGCGCCCGGTTTGTGGAAGTAAAGGGTTATATGTATCTGGGATACAGTAGGAAACGACTGCAGATCGACCAGATGCCCGAACACCGCGATGTGCGAGCGTTTGCCGAGAAGGTTGCGGAGGAATGCGATTATTTCATTAAAGACGAGAGCCCGGTAAGCCGGGTGGTCTGTCTGGAGCGGAACGTATGA
- the sepS gene encoding O-phosphoserine--tRNA ligase gives MRFDVETFRKKAREDFEHAWHEGPSVLTPTGVSGRYPRLKYTRAAPHPIFEIIQRLRETYLSMGFDEAMNPLIVEESDIYRQFGPEAMAVLDRVFYLGGLPRPNVGIARKQVEEIEAILGRSIPSETEEKLRETLHGYKKGTIDGDELTHELAAVLAADDAAVVHIMDEVFPEFRALAPESSRNTLRSHMTSGWFLTLSSLWEKRHLPIKLFSVDRCFRREQEEGPTRLMAYHSASCVVAGEDVTLEEGKAISEALLSAFGFEEFRFQPDEKRSKYYMPDTQTEVYARHPVLGWVEVATFGIYSPSALAEYGIGVPVMNLGLGVERLAMIAYQSNDIRQLTFPQFFPQPLSDRQIAGAVHLRTEPASTTGKQIAEAIRATASEHAAAPGPCAFTAWKGEVAGRQIEVIVEEPESNTKLCGPACANEVFVHNGSVLGVPDIEKWALVRSEGVSTGITYLDAAASLAAARIEEAARCGEETRVQLKMAKLPSDINLRIEEYAMRYITDHNKKVDLRGPIFLTVRSVIPEQPTQ, from the coding sequence ATGAGATTTGATGTGGAAACATTCAGAAAGAAGGCAAGAGAGGACTTCGAGCACGCCTGGCACGAAGGGCCGTCGGTACTGACCCCGACGGGAGTCTCGGGCCGGTATCCCCGGCTGAAATACACTCGGGCTGCCCCGCACCCGATCTTCGAGATCATCCAGCGACTCCGCGAGACCTACCTCTCGATGGGGTTTGATGAGGCGATGAATCCCCTGATCGTCGAGGAGTCCGATATCTACCGGCAGTTCGGGCCGGAGGCGATGGCCGTCCTCGACCGGGTATTTTACCTCGGCGGCCTGCCCCGCCCGAACGTCGGGATCGCGCGAAAGCAGGTTGAGGAGATCGAGGCCATCCTCGGCCGTTCGATCCCGTCCGAGACCGAGGAGAAACTCCGCGAGACCCTCCACGGCTACAAGAAAGGGACGATCGACGGCGACGAACTGACGCACGAACTCGCGGCCGTGCTCGCGGCCGACGACGCCGCCGTAGTGCATATCATGGACGAGGTCTTCCCCGAGTTCCGGGCGCTCGCCCCCGAGTCGTCGCGCAACACCCTCCGGAGCCACATGACGAGCGGCTGGTTCCTGACGCTCTCCTCGCTCTGGGAGAAACGCCACCTTCCGATTAAGCTCTTCTCGGTGGACCGCTGTTTCCGGCGTGAGCAGGAAGAGGGGCCCACCCGCCTGATGGCCTACCACTCTGCCTCCTGCGTCGTCGCAGGGGAGGACGTCACCCTCGAAGAGGGCAAGGCCATCAGCGAGGCACTCCTCTCGGCGTTCGGGTTTGAGGAGTTCCGGTTCCAGCCCGATGAGAAGCGGTCGAAGTACTACATGCCCGACACCCAGACGGAGGTCTATGCCCGACACCCGGTCCTCGGCTGGGTGGAGGTCGCCACCTTCGGCATCTACTCGCCCTCGGCGCTCGCCGAGTACGGGATCGGCGTGCCGGTGATGAACCTCGGCCTTGGGGTGGAGCGGCTCGCCATGATCGCCTACCAGTCAAACGACATCCGCCAGCTCACCTTCCCGCAGTTCTTCCCGCAGCCCCTCTCCGACCGCCAGATCGCGGGCGCCGTCCACCTCCGCACGGAGCCGGCGTCGACGACCGGGAAGCAGATAGCAGAGGCGATCCGCGCCACGGCCTCCGAACATGCCGCCGCGCCGGGCCCGTGTGCATTCACCGCGTGGAAGGGCGAGGTCGCAGGGAGACAGATTGAGGTGATCGTCGAGGAGCCCGAGTCCAACACGAAACTCTGCGGCCCGGCCTGCGCGAATGAAGTCTTCGTCCACAACGGCTCGGTGCTCGGGGTTCCCGATATCGAGAAGTGGGCACTCGTTCGGAGCGAAGGAGTCTCCACCGGCATCACCTACCTCGATGCCGCAGCAAGCCTCGCCGCCGCCCGTATCGAAGAGGCGGCGCGGTGCGGGGAGGAGACCCGCGTTCAGCTGAAGATGGCGAAGCTGCCGTCGGACATCAACCTGCGCATCGAGGAGTATGCGATGCGCTACATCACCGACCACAACAAGAAAGTGGACCTCCGGGGACCGATCTTCCTGACGGTGAGATCCGTCATCCCGGAGCAGCCGACTCAATAA